The sequence below is a genomic window from Methylophilus sp. DW102.
AGCGCATTGCCAATGTACTGAAGAAGCAGATTGATACCTTGCCTCAACTGGCCAGCCAATACCTGCACAAGGAAAAAGTCGAGCTGGCAGAAATCATCTGCCGCTACATGGAAGAAAAATATGGGGTCAAAGGCCGCGTCCACTTCAACGTCGGCGGGGCACAAGCGGTTGAAGACTCCTTGAAAGTGGTGCGTAACCATACTGGCAAGACCCACCAGTTTGCATTTATGGGCGGTTACCACGGCCGTACATTGGGCGCCTCTGCGATTACTTCCAGCTACCGTTACCGCCGCCGGTTTGGCAACTTTTCTGACCGCGCGCACTTTGTGCCATATCCATACTGCTTCCGTTGTCCGTATGACATGAAAGTGGAAACTTGCGATACCTATTGCCACAAAGAGTTTGAAAAACTGTTTGAAACCGAATACCAGTCTTTCTGGGATGAAAAATCCAAACAGTGTGAATTTGGCGCGTTTTATATCGAGCCTATGCAGGGGACCGGCGGCTACATTATTCCGCCTGAGGGATATATGCAAAAGCTGCAAGCTTCACTGAAAAAACGCAATGTGTTGCTGGTGGCCGACGAAATTCAGATGGGCGTTTACCGGACGGGTAAATTGTGGTCCTGGGAAAACTTTGGCATCGTGCCGGATATTTTTGTGTTTGGTAAGGCGATCACCAACGGCCTGAATCCGCTGTCCGGCATCTGGGCGCGCGAAGAATTGATCTCGCCTGAAAAATTCCCACCAGGCTCAACCCACTCTACTTTTGCCTCGAATCCGCTCGGCACTGCCGTGGCGCTAGAAGTGTTGAAAATGACGCAAGAGTCAGATTTTGAGCCGCATGTACGTCAACGTGGTGCGCATTTCCTCAAACGTTTGCATGAGCTGAAGTCGCGCTGGAAGTGCGTGGGCGATGTCAGCGGTCTGGGCCTGGCGCTCAGAATCGAGTTGTGCGAGAGCGACGGTTTTACCGCAAGTCGTGCCCTGGCTGACCGCATGTTTAACGAAGGCCTGAAAGGCGATTTGCTGATCGGTGACAAGCAGTATGGCTTGGTGCTGGATATCGGTGGCTACGAGAAAAACGTGATTACGCTGGCGCCTTCGCTGATGATTACCGAGGAAGAAATCGACCTGGGTATCCAGCTGTTTGAAATGCTGCTCAAGCGTTGCGGAGCAGAGTAACTTGCTTGAGATGGAAGTGGTCGCTTACGATTTTGATGGCAGCATTCAGGCGCAGCTGGCCATGCTGAACGCGCAAGGGGTGCAGCCGGTGCTGCATGCCATGCGCCAGCATGAAACGGCGACGCGCCTGTGGGCTTCCGCCAAGGCGTTTGCCGCCATGGCCAGCCAGTTGCGGCCGCGCACAAGCCTGCCGCAATTTTCGCTGATTGGTTCCGGCGACTACCACCATATCTCACTGGCCTTGATTGCGCGTTTTGAAACGCCGTTGACGGTGGTGCTGTTTGACAATCATCCTGACTGGATGCAGCCACCGCATCAGTATCACTGTGGTACCTGGGTCTATCAACTGGCCCGTTTGCCACAGGTCAAGCGCGTGATCATCGTCGGCCTCGAAAGTGGCGATATTGATCACGATCAGTTTAAAAAAGGCGATGTAGAAAGCTTTCTGCAGCAAAAAATCATTTTGTTGCCCTATCGCAAGGTGCAGGTGAATGCGCCGCAGCCCCTGTTTTTGCACAGCAAGCTGGCGCAAGACCTGGCGACGGGGATTCAAGAGGTGCTGTCGTACATAGACACTGAGCAGGTCTATATCAGCATTGATAAAGACTGCCTGCAAGCGGCAGACGCCAAGACCAACTGGGAGCAGGGGAGTCTGCCTCTGACCACCGTTACCACCGTGATTCAGGCGCTCAGCCAGCATAAACAGGTGATAGGTGCGGATACGGTGGGCGACTTTTCGCCGGTGCGGTTCCGTTCACCACTCAAATGGATCGCCTCTTATTTAGACCGCAAAGTGCATCCGCGTGAGGCTGTGCTGGCCGCCGCCCGGGTCAATGCAGCCGCCAACCTGCGCTTGGTACATGCCCTGAAGGGGGGCGCATGATGATACATACCGGCGCATTATTTGTCGCAGCCGTCCTGCTGGATACGCTGGGCACCACCTTGTTTAAGCTGGGTGCCATGCAACCGGCGACCACGGTAGAAACTTCGCCGATGGCACTGTTGCGGTCTTGCCTGACCCGCTGGCATGTGCCGGCCGGCTTGCTGGTCTACGTGGTGGAATACGTGATCTGGATTACCTATTTGTCCGCCTCTTCGCTGAGCCAGGCTTTTCCGATGTATAGCATCACTATTGTATTGATCATGCTGGTGTCACGACTGGCGTTAAATGAACAGATTGGCATGAAGCGCTGGCTGGGGGCCTTGCTCATTGTGGCCGGCGTTGGGTTGTTAGGGAGCAACACATGAACACATTGCAACAACTGATAGGCGAAAACGGCTTCTGGCTGCAACAGTCAGAACACGCCGTATTACTGGTCCACGGTTTGACCGGCACGCCTGCAGAAATGAAACATTACGGCAAGCAAATCGCCCGCAAAGGCCTGTCTGTGGTGTGCCCGGTGCTGGCCGGGCATTGCGCCTCGGTGCAGGAGCTGAGCCGCACCCGCTGGCAAGCGTGGTTTACCTCGATTGAAACCGTCTTTCTCGAGATGCGCAAACATTATAAAAGCGTGTTTGTTTCAGGCCTGTCCATGGGCGCACTGATTGCCTTGCTGGTGGCTGCCAAACACGGCAAAGAAGTGGCTGGCGTGGTGCTGTTGTCGGCGACCTTTGTATATGACGGCTGGAATATCCCCCTGTTCAAGCAACGCTTTTTGTTGCCCCTGGTGCTGTATTCGCCCTTGCGCTATGTCATGCAGTGGGAAGAAACCGCGCCTTATGGCATCAAGTGCGAGCGTACACGCGCCATGGTGGCTGCCGTGCTTGAAAACAAGGATGCCCGTACCTCGGAAAAAATCGGCTATTTCAAGACCCCGGCGACCGTCATCTACCAGAGTGTCAAATTGATCCGCGCAGCGCGCAAGCAGTTGCCACAAGTGACGTGCCCGGTATTGATTGTGCATTCGACCGAGGATGACATGGCCAGCCTTAAAAATGCCTATCTGGTAGAAAAAGAAATTGCCAGCAAGCATGTGGAAACCTTTTATATCGGCGATACCTACCACGTGGTGACACTGGACAAGCGCAAGGATGATATCGCCAGACGCAGTGCAGAGTTTTGTTTGTCCGTGATTAACGCCTGATCACTAGAAGTGAGATAAGTAAGGAGTGCTTATGCAGAATACACAGAATACATTTGAAGTCGTGAGCGGCCTGATCGCCAGCAAGCTGGAGATAGACCAGAAGACGATTACACCGCAAAGCAAGCTGGTCGACCTTGGCCTGGACTCGCTGGATATTTTTGACATTATCTTCCAGGCTGAAGATCAGTATGGCATCAAGGTGCCTAACCCTTCAGAAGAGATTGCCACCGTAGAAGATGTGGTGCACATGCTGGACGACTTGCTCAAGACCGAGGCCAGCGCATAATGAGCATGCCGCGCCGGGTGGTGATCACGGGGGCGGGCATCGTTTCGCCGCTAGGCAACGATGTGACGACCTTTCAAAAAAACCTGTTGAATGGGGTGTCAGGCATTGGTGCGCTCAAGGCTGAGTTTGCCGAGCAACTCGAAACGCGGATTGCTGCCCAGTGCCAGTTTGAGCCAGAGCAGCATTTCAGCCGCCAGGAACTGGCCTTGCTCGACCGTGTCAGCCAGTTTGCCTTGCACAGTGCCGAGCAAGCCTTGCAGCAGTCTGGTATCGATTTGGCTGCCTTCAGTCCAGACGCGCTTGGTTGCTTTATCGGCACCGGCATGGGCGGCGCCGCCGCCACGGAAGAAGGCTATGCGCGCTTGTTCAAGCAGGGCCTGAACCGGCTCAAACCGTTTACAGTACTCATGGCGATGAACAGTGCCGCTGCTTCACAAATTGCGACCAAATACCAGCTCGCTGGCCCTAATCAAACCATTTCCACCGCATGTTCTTCTGCCGCGATTGCCATTGGTGAAGCCGCCAAACAGATTGCCTTTGGCCGCTGTGAAGCGGCGCTGGCCGGCGGCATTGAAGCCTTGCTCACCTTTGGCACCATCAAGGCCTGGGAGGCATTGCGTACCCTCGCCAAAGAAGACCCGCAAGCCGCTGCAGCCTCCTGCAAACCGTTTTCTGCCGATAGAACGGGCCTGGTACTCGGCGAAGGTGCAGCCGTGTTCGTGCTCGAAACCTACGAACATGCCAGTGCGCGCGGCGCGCATATTCTGGCGGAAATCGTCGGTTTTGGCACCTCGAATGACTTTAGCCATATGACCCAGCCTTCGGTCGAAGGTCAGGCCCTGGCCATGCAAAAAGCCTTGCAAGATGCCGGCCTCAATCCGGCACAGATTGGCTATATCAACGCACACGGTACCGGCACCCAGCTCAACGATGTAACCGAGACCCGTGCGATCAAGCAAGTGTTCGGTGAGGCAGCGGCGCAGATTCCGGTCAGCTCCACCAAATCCATGCATGGTCACTTGATGGGCGCTGCGGCCGCGGTCGAGTTGGTCGCCTGCATTGTCGCCTTGCAGCAAAACACCTTGCCGCCCACCATGCATTTGCACAGCCCGGACCCGGAATGTGATTTGAATTACGTGGCCAACCAGGCGCAACCCGTTCAGCATCTCGAGACTGTCATGAGTAACTCGTTTGCCTTTGGTGGTACCAGCGGTGTCCTTATTTTGAGAAAGATCTAATCATGCAAACTGCCTTATATATGGATTCCAACCTCAGTGCCGAAACGCCTGTGTTTGACGTCGAAATTGGCTACAGTGCCGCCAAGTTTCCCGAGGAAACCTGGAAAACGCTGTTAAAGGATGATCTCGAAGGCTACCGCTTGCATCTGGCGTTTGACTCCGCCAATGTGCAGGGCTTTAAAACCGGTTACCTGGCGGTCAAGAAAAATCAGGTCATTGTTTGCCTGGCGCCGTTTTTTATCACCGATTACAACCTGGATACCACGGTGCAAGGGCGCCTGAAACCTTTGCTGCAAAAAGTCCGCGAGCGTATTCCTTTCCTGATGCGGGTCAAATTACTTTGCGTCGGTTCGCCAATCACGGATGCCTGCAAAATGACCTTGCATCCTGACTATCCGTTTGATCCGGCCATGATGCAGGCCCTCAATGCGCAGTTGCAAAAAATTGCCGCCAAAGCCGGTGCCTCGGTGATTGCCTTTAAAGATGTACTGGCACGTGACCTGCAAAAAGTGGGTGCCCCGCTCAATGCGCTGGGCTACAGCACGCTCAGAAACATGCCGGTCGCGGTCAATCAGATCGCATTTGACTCGATGGAGGCCTACTTCGCCAGCCTGAGTTATGCCACGCGCAAAGACCTGCGCAGAAAGCTCAAAAAACGCTCGCAAATTGAAATCCGCGAAGTGCAGGGCATGCCGTCCAATCTGGACGAAATCTACCAGCTGTATCTCGAAACCTATGAGCGCAGCGAATTGAAGTTTGAAAAACTGACCAGCAGCTTTTTTGAGTTTGTGGCGGGCCTGATGCCAGAAAATACCCGCTTTGTGCTGTATTACCTCGAAGGCAAACTGATTGCGTTTAACATGCTGCTACACAACGGCCATACCCTGATGGACAAATACATCGGCATGCACCAGCCTGTCGCGGCGGAGCACAATATTTACTTCTTAAGCTGGATCTATAACATCGAGATGTGCCTGCGCGATGGCATCACGCAGTTTCAAAGCGGGCAGGCCTCCTACGAGGTGAAGAAAAGACTGGGTGCCGAGCTTGAAGACACCTATTTGCTGTTTAAACATACCAACCGCTTCCTGAATCAACCGCTGGCTTGTCTGGCCAAATTGCTTGCTTATGAAAACTTTGACCAGAACATCTAACGCCAGTGTCGTCTGGTTATTTTCACTGCTGATTTTCTGCGATACGTTTAGTCAGGTGTTATTCAAGATGGCCTCGCTGGAGGTTGGCGCGGCCTCATTGGAAAGCTGGCAGCGTTTTTTTGCCTTTGCCGGCTCACTGTTGCTGCAGCCTGCGCTGGTGGGTGGGGTGATGCTGCTACTGGTGGCATTTTGTTGCTGGATGCTGCTCATGTCTCGCACCGACCTCTCCAAGGCACATTTGATCTCTGGCATTGCCTATGCCACCGTGCCACTGGTCTCGGTTTATTTGTTTGCCGAGCATCTGAGCCCGGCGCAAATCATGGGCATTGGCCTGATCACCCTGGGGGCGACGATTTCCAGCGTGAGTTAGTAGTAGGCTGTTCTCGCGCCCAATCATTGGTTAGTCTGGCTGAATATAGCTTCCGCCTAAGGCCACCATCAAAGCCACTGAAGCATTGAGCCTGCGCCCGGTGATGGAGAGCAGGTTGCGCTCGGCGCTCAACAGCGTGGACTGCACGTTGACCACGTATTGGTATTCACTGATGCCGGCACGGTATCGGTTCTCGGTTTGGGTGACGGCTTCGCGTGCAAATTTGACGGCGGTTTCCTGTTCTTTTGCCTCCGCCTCCAGAATACGCAGCAAGGCCAGATTATCCTCAACTTCGCGCAAGCCATTAATCACGGTTTGTTTATACGTGGCGACACTGGCATCGTAGCGGGCAATGGCGGCATTGGTATTCGATCTACGCAGCTGGTTATCAAAAATCGGCCCGGCCAGCGCGGGGCCCAGTGACCAGAGGCGGTTAGGCAGCGAAAGCAGATTGCTCAGGCTGTTATCACTATAGCCAAAGGTCGCGCCCAGCGTCAGCGTGGGGAAGAGTGCCGCCCGCGCAACGCCGATCTGTGCATTGGCGGAGGCGACCCTGCGCTCAGCCCCGGCAATATCTGGTCTGCGTTCCAGCAGGCTGGCTGGCAAGCCTGTATTCGCGGCGGGCAGAGACAAGTTGGCCACGTCCTTGTATGGTTGTTCGGGGATGGACAATTCTGCTGGCGGCTTGCCGATCAGTACTGCAATCGCATGCTCCAGTTGCGCGCGCGAGGCGCTGATATCAATCGACTGCGCCAAGGTGTTGCGCAATTGCGTTTCGGCCTGGGCGATTTCCGTGCGCGAGGCCAAGCCCACGTTATAGCGGTTGGTGGTCAGCTTGAGTGAGCGATCAAAGCTTTTGGCCGTGTTATCCAGCAGCAGCTTTTGCGAGTCCAGAATCCTGAGCTGAAAATAGGTTTGTGCCAGCGTAGACTGGACCGAGAGCTTGGCCGCTGCCAGGTCGGCGGCCGTGGCTTCGGCATTGGTTTCGCCGGCGATCACGCTGTTACGTATCCTGCCCCACAAGTCCATCTCCCAACTGGCATTGAGGCCAATGCTGTAATCACTGCGCACGCCAGTGGTATTGGTGGTCTCTCCGCGGGTGGCGCCTGCCTGCCCGTTGAGTGCGGGCAATTGCGGCGAGTGGCTCGCCCGCGCCAGTGCCAGCCCTTGCCGATAATTGGCCTCCGCAATCAGGATGGTGTAGTTGGCTTGATTGGCTTGCGTGAGTAAGGCAGTCAGCTGGGGATCGTTGTAACGTTCCCACCAGGCCGCAGACAGTTCTGGTGAACCAGGCTCGGCCACTTTCCAGCCTGCAGGCGGCGGTTCTTTGTATTGTGCCGGTATCTCGACGCGCGGGCGTACATAGTCTTGCCAGACACTGCATCCTTGTATCATCAGGCCCGCCATGGCCAGCACCCACATTTTGACTATGTTCATACCGTTTGATTCTTCAAAGAATTTGAGTTTAACGAGAGGCCGAAACGCTGGCTGAGCCAACGCCCCGCATCATCCAGATACAGATAAACCACGGGCGTGGTGACCAGCGTCAGCACTTGCCCTACCAGCAGGCCACCGACAATGGAGATGCCCAGCGGCTGACGGATTTCAGCACCATCGCCGACGCCCAGCAACAAGGGCACCGCCCCCAGCACCGCCGCCAGGGTGGTCATTAAAATGGGCCGCAAGCGTTGCAGGCAGGCCTGGGTGACGGCGGCTTCGGCAGAGAGCGCGTGTTCACGCCGCAAATGAATCGCCGCATCAATCATGATGATGGCGTTTTTCATGACAATGCCCACCAGGAGCACAATGCCTATCATAGCGATAATGGTCAACTCGCTGTCAAACCATAACAGGGCCAGCAAGGCGCCTATGCCCGCCGAGGGCAGGGTGGAGAGGATGGTCAGCGGATGGATCAGGCTTTCGTACAGCATGCCCAGCACGATGTAGATCGCGATCACGGCGGTCAGGATCAGCCACGGCTGGCTATCCATGGAATCCTGAAACGCTTTGGCTTTACCGGCAAAGGTGCCATGGATGCTCTCTGGCGGCGCCAGCGCGGCAAAGGTCGATTCGATGGCCTGGCTGGCGGCATCCAGCGCATAGCCTTGGGCCAGGTTAAACGAGATCGTGGCGGCGGCAAACTGCCCCTGGTGATTGACCGCCAGCGGCGTATTCACCGGTTGCCAGTGGGCAAAGCTGGCCAGCGGAATGCGCTGGTTTTTCAGGCTGGTCAGGTAGATATTCTGCAAGGACTCCGGCCCCTGCGCAAAGCGGGCCGCCACCGTCATCACCACATAGTATTGATTGAGCGGCTCGTAAATGGTGGAGACCAGCCGCTGGCCAAAGGCATCATTCAAGGCACTGTCAATCTGCTGCTGGGTGATGCCCAGGCGCGTGGCCGCATCGCGGTCCACCACCAGATTAATCTGCAAGCCCTTGTCTTGTGCATCACTGGAGACGTCAGTCAGTTGCGGCAGCTTGGCCATGGCATCTTTGAGTTTGGGAGCAAACTGGCGTAAATCGTCTACGCTGCTGGAGAGCAAGGTGTATTGGTATTCTGCCGAGCCCGGACGCAAGCCGATATTGAATTCCTGTTGTGGTCGCAACCGTAACGACGCGCCGGCCACGCGGTCCAGTTGCGGACGCAAGCGATCCACCACTTCTTGCGCGGAGGCCTGGCGTTCTGCGCGGGGTTTCAGCCGTGCATTGAGCATGCCGGTATTGGATTGCCCGCCGCCAAAGCCACCCGTGTATTCATAATAGGTATCGATATCGGGGTCGCGGGCGATGATCTGCATGAATTGGGCCACTTTTTCACGCATGGCCCAAAACGACAGATTCTGGTCGCCCTCGAAGTTGCCTTGCAAGCGGCCGGTATCTTGCAGCGGAAAAAAGCCCTTGGGCACCAGGGTATACAGATAAAGGTTGCTGCCGATGGCCACGGTGAAGAGCAGCAGAATCAGGCGCCTGTGGTCCAGGCTCCAGCGCAGCACACGCTGATACACCGACGCAGGCCAGGGCTGGTCCTGCGTGGCGGGAGCGGGACTCGTATGGTCAGCGCCGCCTGCCTTTGCGCCAAGCTTTGATGCCTGCGGCCGCAGTAGTTTGGAGGAGAGGACGGGTGTCAGTGTCAGCGACACCAGCAATGAAATGATGACCGCACTGGCCAGCGTGATTGAAAACTCGCGGAACATGCGCCCGACCACACCGTCCATGAACAGCAGCGGGATAAATGCCGCAATCAGTGCCAGACTCATGGCGATAATGGTAAATGACACCTCGTGCACTGCCCGCAGCGCCGCCTGCAAGGGGCTCAGGCCATGTTCAATGTGCCGGGCCGTATTTTCGACCACGACAATCGCATCATCCACCACAAAGCCGGTGGCAATAATAAGCGCCATCAAGGTCAGGTTATTGAGGCTGAAACCGCACAGGTAAATCACGGCCAGCGTCCCCAGCAAGGACACCGGAATGGCGATGCTGGGAATCAGCGCCGCGCGCCCGCTTTTTAAAAACACAAAGGTCACCACGATCACCAATCCAATCGAAATCAGCAGGCTGTGTTCGACTTCTTCTAACGATTTGCGGACGATGGTGCTGCGGTCTATGAGCACTTCCATTGCAATGCCAGGGGGCAACAAGGGCTGCAGCCTGGGCAGCAAGGCCTTGATGCCATCAACCGTGGCGACAATGTTGGCGCCCGGGATATTATTCACCGCGATGACCACGCCGGGCTTTTGCTTGACGCTACCGGCGCTGCGCAGCTCCTGCACCGAGTCTTTCACCTCGGCAATGTCGCGCAGCCTGACAGGGGCGGCATTGTGCCAGGCCACAATCAGGTCACGAAAATCGGCCGCCTGGCGGTTACTGTCGTTAACCTCCAGCTGCCAGCGTTTGCTGGCACTCTCGATAAAGCCTTTGGGTAAATGGGCGTTGGCATTGGCGATGGCCGTGCGGATCTGGTCCAGGCTAATGCCATATTGATTGGCAGTGAGCGGATTCACTTCTACCCTGACCGCCCGCAAGGCGCTGCCATTGACGTTGACCTGGCCCACGCCATCCACTTGCGAGATGCGCTGCCCGACCAAGCTGTAGGCCACATCGTACAGCTCGGACTGGCTGTAGCGGTCCGAGGTCAGCGCGATATGCATGATCATGGTCGGGCCACTCTTGCGCCAGGTTGGGTTGCTTTGCATGCCGGCTGGCAGCAAGGGGATGGCGGTATTGATGGCCGCTTGCACATCGCGTGCGGCACTGTCTGCATTGCGGTCCAGATCAAACTGCAAACTGACCCTGGTCTGGCCTTTGGTGCTGCTGGAGGTCATTTCGTTGAGGCCGGCAATATTGCCCAGCGAACGCTCCAGCGGCGAGGCAACGGCGGAAGCCATGGTTTCGGCGCTGGCGCCGGGCAGGCGCGCAAACACATCGATGCTGGGCATTTCCACTTGCGGCAGCGAGGCAATCGGCAGCGCCACATAAGCGGCTATGCCGGGCAAGGCAATGGCCAGTGCCAGCAAGGTGGTGGCCACGGGGCGGCGCAAAAACAGCGTGAGCCCACTCATGGGTTCGCCTCGCTGTGTGTGACTGCTTTGTGCTGACTAGGCTGGGCCAGGCGGTCAAACATCAGGTAGATGACTGGCGTAGTAAACAAGGTGAGCAACTGGCTCACTAACAGGCCGCCTATCATGGCAATGCCGAGCGGCGCACGCAATTCTGAGCCGGGGCCATCGCCGGTGACCAGCGGCACGGCACTTAACAGCGCCGCCAGTGTGGTCATCAGGATAGGCCGGAACCTGAGCAGGCAGGCTTCATAAATGGCTTCTTCAGGCGACTTGCCATGATGGCGCTCGGCCTCCAGTGCAAAATCAATCATCATGATGGCATTTTTTTGCACAATGCCGATCAGCAGGATAATGCCGATGATGGCAATCACGCTGAGCGGGTGTCCGGTCAGCATGAGGGCCAGCAAGGCGCCGACGCCCGCTGAAGGCAAGGTGGAGAGGATGGTCAGCGGGTGGATATAACTTTCATACAAAATCCCCAGCACGATATACATGGTGAGAATGGCGGCCAGCATTAAAAACAACTCGTTGCCGAGTGCAGCATTAAATGCCGCGGCTGCGCCCTGAAAACGGCTGATGATGGTGGCCGGGAATTGCATGCGCTGTTTGACTGCATCAATCGCTGCCACGGCATCCCCCAGGGCATAGCCATCGGCAAGGTTAAAGCCAATGGTGACCGAGGGTAACTGGTCTTCCCGGTTCACCACCAGCGCCGCCGGTTGCTCGCTGATGCGGGCGATACTCGCCAGCGGCACCTGGCGCCCGGTATTGCTGGTGACATAAACCTGATCCAGCACCTGCAAGCCCGAGGCCGAGGACGGTTGCGACTCAAGAATCACGCGATACTGATTGGCCTGGGTGAAAATGGTACTGATCATGCGCTGGCCAAAGGCGCTATAGAGCGCATTGTCCACATCCGCCATGGTAATGCCCAGCCGCCCGGCACTGTCGCGGTCCACGGTCACGGCGGCGCGCAGGCCGTCGCTGTGCAGGTTATGCGTGACGGTGGTCAGTTGCGGCAGCTTGCGCAGTGCTTGCATAAAGCCGGGGAGCGCGCTTTGCAAGGCCTGCGGATCGGTGCTGGTCAGCAGGTATTGATACTGGGTCTGGCTGACACGGTCTGACAACGTCAGGTCTTGCACCGGTTGCATAAACAGCTTGAGCGGGGCGGTGGCCTCCAGGCGAGATTGCAAGCGGGTAATGACCTCGCTGGCGCTGGCCTGGCGTTGCGGGTAGGGCTTGAGGTTGATCAGCATGCGGCCACTGTTATGCGTGGTGTTGACCCCATCCACGCCTACCACTGAAGAAATACTTTCTACATCGGCATCCTGCAAAATGGCTTCTACCACGGCTTGCTGCTTGTGGCTGATCACGCTGAAAGCATCCGAACCGTTGGCCTCGGTGATCACCTGGATAAAGCCGGTATCCTGGGTCGGGAACAGGCCTTTGGGGATGCTGATCACCAGCGTGACTGTCAGCACCAGCGAGGCGGCGGCAAGCAGCAATACCAGCGGCTGGTGCCGCAAGGCAACCTGCAGTCCTCTGCCGTAATAGGCAATGATGCGGTCTATGAGGTTAGTCTGGTTTGCGACAGGGGCTTTGGCCGGTTTGAGCAAGCGCGCGCACAGCATGGGCGTCAGGGTGAGCGAGACTACCGCCGAAATCAGGATGGCGACCGCCAGTGTGACGGCAAACTCCCGGAACAAGCGGCCAATCACATCGCCCATAAACAGCAAGGGGATCAGCACCGCAATCAGTGAAAAGGTCAGCGAGATAATGGTAAAACCGATCTGGCGGGCGCCCTTGATGGCGGCATTCATCGGCGTCTCGCCTTCTTCAATATGGCGCGCGATATTCTCAATCATGACAATGGCATCATCGACCACAAAGCCGGTGGCAATGGTCAGCGCCATCAGGGTGAGGTTGTTGATGCTAAAGCCCGCCGCATACATGATGCTAAACGTGCCCACCAGCGACAACGGCACAGTCAAACTGGGGATGACGGTGCCCGCCGCCGTGCGCAAAAACAGGAAGATCACCATCACCACCAGGGCAATGGCCAGCATGAGCTCAAACTGCACATCTTCAAGCGCACTGCGGATGGTATGCGTGCGGTTAGTGAGTTCGCTGACGCTGACATCGGCCGGCAAGCCCGCCGTCAGGCCGGGCAGGCGCTCGCGAATCTGCTCGACCACCTCAATCACATTGGCGCCGGGCTGGCGGCGGATATTGACCAGAATGGCGGGCGTTTGATTGGCCCAGGCAGAGATATACAAGTCTTCTTGTGCCTCTTTCACCTCAGCCACATCCCGCAGGCGCACGGGCCGGTCACCGGTGTTGGCAATAATCAGGTTACGGTATTCCTCTGCTGACCGCAGTTGGCTGTTGGCATCGAGCTCATAGGCCAGCAAGGGGCCATCAATATTGCCTTTGGCCTGGTTGGAGTTGGCGCTGTCTATGATGGTGCGCAGCGTATTCATGCCCAGCCCGTAGGCCGCCAGCACGGGCTGATTCACCTGAATGCGGATCGCCGGTTTTTGCCCACCATCCACACTGACCAGGCCCACGCCACTCACCTGCGCAATTTTTTGCGCCATGCGTGTATCCACCAGGTCGCGTAACTTGGGCAATGGCAGGCTCTGCGAAGTCACGGCCAGCGTCAGCACCGGGGCATCGGCCGGGTTCACCTTGTTATAGATGGGCGGGGAGGGTAAATCCGCAGGCAAAAAGGTACTGGCCGCGTTCATGGCCGCCTGAACTGACTGGACGGCAACATCGAGGCTGTTTTTCAGGCTGAACTGCAAGGTAATGACTGAAACGCCGCCAGAGCTGGCAGAGGACATATGTGCCAGGCCAGCCATAGCGCCAAATTGACGCTCCAGCGGTGAGGT
It includes:
- a CDS encoding efflux RND transporter permease subunit, which encodes MMNPSRLFILRPVATSLLMVAILLAGLLAYTLLPKAALPQVDYPVIQVVTLYPGASAEVMAMNVTSPLERQFGAMAGLAHMSSASSGGVSVITLQFSLKNSLDVAVQSVQAAMNAASTFLPADLPSPPIYNKVNPADAPVLTLAVTSQSLPLPKLRDLVDTRMAQKIAQVSGVGLVSVDGGQKPAIRIQVNQPVLAAYGLGMNTLRTIIDSANSNQAKGNIDGPLLAYELDANSQLRSAEEYRNLIIANTGDRPVRLRDVAEVKEAQEDLYISAWANQTPAILVNIRRQPGANVIEVVEQIRERLPGLTAGLPADVSVSELTNRTHTIRSALEDVQFELMLAIALVVMVIFLFLRTAAGTVIPSLTVPLSLVGTFSIMYAAGFSINNLTLMALTIATGFVVDDAIVMIENIARHIEEGETPMNAAIKGARQIGFTIISLTFSLIAVLIPLLFMGDVIGRLFREFAVTLAVAILISAVVSLTLTPMLCARLLKPAKAPVANQTNLIDRIIAYYGRGLQVALRHQPLVLLLAAASLVLTVTLVISIPKGLFPTQDTGFIQVITEANGSDAFSVISHKQQAVVEAILQDADVESISSVVGVDGVNTTHNSGRMLINLKPYPQRQASASEVITRLQSRLEATAPLKLFMQPVQDLTLSDRVSQTQYQYLLTSTDPQALQSALPGFMQALRKLPQLTTVTHNLHSDGLRAAVTVDRDSAGRLGITMADVDNALYSAFGQRMISTIFTQANQYRVILESQPSSASGLQVLDQVYVTSNTGRQVPLASIARISEQPAALVVNREDQLPSVTIGFNLADGYALGDAVAAIDAVKQRMQFPATIISRFQGAAAAFNAALGNELFLMLAAILTMYIVLGILYESYIHPLTILSTLPSAGVGALLALMLTGHPLSVIAIIGIILLIGIVQKNAIMMIDFALEAERHHGKSPEEAIYEACLLRFRPILMTTLAALLSAVPLVTGDGPGSELRAPLGIAMIGGLLVSQLLTLFTTPVIYLMFDRLAQPSQHKAVTHSEANP